The Euphorbia lathyris chromosome 3, ddEupLath1.1, whole genome shotgun sequence genome contains a region encoding:
- the LOC136222318 gene encoding uncharacterized protein, producing the protein MSTMDSFLTRDPLEQIIADGRILMGPINQYVRPEIITINLDVLHTNIGDHLKLVFQDNIFVRGFYNLDPTSNIIDIHADVNSLCDYLIGVTYNHLRFTLEMTCPTELVSRRMHNRCPVSDDLEFPAFISETLSLIGPCRPFDKLIVFAPAANTATNYGRAVPVTFNYYRYSRFISILKDSNYLVASLHFITGVLGSFFPLTEFRPLSDGVFSLHGTVHSSHYEQEDIVRIALCCSRDGVSPFEKTGMTIGYVDDETVLNALDAVAAPENIPQDSMDLSCGAAPSPVQDKISKANASSIFDPCFWTSCGGGSCSKTFPFTYSCGCTQGYYNLLNMSVFPCFKECAIGMDCANQVKF; encoded by the exons ATGAGCACAATGGACTCCTTCCTAACCAGAGATCCACTGGAACAAATTATAGCCGATGGTAGAATTCTCATGGGGCCTATTAACCAGTATGTCCGCCCAGAAATCATCACTATCAACCTGGACGTACTCCATACCAACATCGGAGATCACTTGAAGCTCGTCTTCCAGGATAATATTTTCGTTCGCGGTTTCTACAACCTTGACCCTACATCGAATATCATCGACATTCATGCTGATGTTAACTCTCTCTGTGACTATCTCATTGGTGTCACATACAACCACCTCCGCTTTACTCTTGAAATGACGTGTCCAACTGAACTCGTGAGCAGGAGGATGCACAATCGATGTCCCGTTTCTGACGACCTTGAGTTCCCGGCCTTCATTTCTGAAACCCTCAGTCTAATCGGGCCATGCCGACCGTTTGACAAGCTGATTGTTTTTGCACCAGCTGCTAACACAGCGACCAACTATGGTCGTGCTGTCCCGGTCACGTTCAATTACTATCGTTACTCAAGATTCATCAGTATCCTGAAAGACTCAAACTATCTAGTCGCCTCTCTCCACTTCATCACGGGTGTTCTAGGTTCTTTCTTTCCGCTTACTGAATTTAGACCACTTAGTGATGGTGTTTTCAGCCTCCACGGGACCGTTCACTCCTCTCACTATGAGCAAGAAGATATTGTTAGAATAGCTCTTTGCTGCTCTAGAGATGGCGTAAGCCCATTTGAGAAGACAGGCATGACTATAGGTTATGTTGATGATGAAACCGTCCTCAATGCCCTTGATGCTGTCGCTGCACCCGAGAATATTCCTCAAG ATAGCATGGATTTGTCTTGTGGGGCTGCCCCTTCCCCAGTTCAAGATAAAATAAGCAAAGCCAATGCATCGTCAATCTTTGACC CCTGCTTTTGGACAAGTTGCGGCGGTGGTTCTTGCAGCAAGACGTTTCCGTTCACTTACAGTTGCGGATGCACACAAGGTTATTATAACCTTCTCAATATGTCTGTCTTTCCATGCTTCAAAGAAT GTGCAATTGGAATGGACTGTGCTAATCAAGTCAAATTTTGA
- the LOC136222321 gene encoding mitochondrial arginine transporter BAC2: MDFWPEFLASSWGREFVAGGFGGIAGIISGYPLDTLRIRQQQNSNSGSALTILRGVVGREGPAALYRGMAAPLASVTFQNAMVFQIYAILSRSFGSSFSPNDPPSYRGVAMAGVGTGALQSFMLTPVELVKIRLQLQDQTQAKPHQTNCHRGPVSLAKSIIRKEGLRGIYRGFSITILRDAPAHGFYFWTYEYMREQFHPGCRKNGQESLGTMLVAGGLAGVASWVSCYPLDVIKTRLQAQTQSSPKKYNGVLHCLQRSVAEEGYHVLWRGLSTAVARAFVVNGAIFSAYEVALRCLFSNGSIQTDN, translated from the exons ATGGATTTTTGGCCAGAGTTTCTTGCTAGCAGCTGGGGGAGAGAGTTTGTTGCAGGCGGTTTCGGTGGCATTGCAGGAATAATATCTGGATATCCTCTTGATACTCTGCGTATCCGCCAACAGCAAAACTCCAATTCTGGTTCTGCTTTGACCATCCTCCGCGGTGTCGTAGGCAGGGAAGGGCCTGCTGCGCTGTATAGAGGCATGGCTGCACCTCTGGCATCTGTCACTTTTCAG AATGCCATGGTTTTCCAAATCTATGCCATCCTCTCCAGATCATTTGGTTCATCTTTTTCACCAAATGATCCTCCTTCATACAGAGGTGTTGCCATGGCAGGAGTTGGTACTGGAGCTTTGCAGAGTTTCATGCTTACTCCTGTCGAGTTAGTGAAAATCCGCCTTCAGTTACAGGACCAAACTCAAGCAAAACCCCATCAGACGAATTGTCATAGAGGCCCTGTAAGTCTCGCAAAAAGTATTATCAGAAAAGAAGGATTAAGAGGGATATACCGAGGATTTAGCATCACAATCCTTAGAGATGCGCCTGCACATGGCTTCTACTTCTGGACGTACGAGTACATGAGGGAGCAGTTTCACCCTGGCTGCAGAAAGAACGGCCAGGAAAGCTTAGGGACAATGCTGGTGGCAGGAGGACTAGCAGGAGTTGCAAGTTGGGTTAGCTGCTATCCATTAGATGTAATAAAAACCAGGCTACAAGCTCAAACACAGTCTTCCCCAAAAAAGTATAATGGTGTGCTGCATTGTCTCCAAAGAAGCGTGGCAGAGGAAGGTTACCATGTGCTCTGGCGCGGTCTGAGTACCGCTGTTGCAAGAGCTTTTGTTGTGAATGGAGCAATATTTTCTGCTTATGAAGTTGCACTGAGATGTTTATTCAGCAATGGAAGCATTCAAACAGATAATTGA
- the LOC136222322 gene encoding pyridoxal 5'-phosphate synthase-like subunit PDX1.2, with the protein MEDQDGAVTLYSGSAITDTKKNPFSIKVGLAQMLRGGAILEVTNLQQAKIAEEAGACSITVTEPISQGIQRMPDPSLIKNIKSAVSIPVMVRARVGHFVEAQILESIGVDYIDESEILALADEDNFINKHNFRSPFICGCQNLGEALRRVREGAAMIRTQGEIIGQGNIAETVRNLRNVMKEIRILNNMDEDEVFAFAKSIAAPYDLVAQTKQMGRLPVMQFAAGGIVTPADAALMMQLGCDGIFVGNEVFGCADPYKRIRAIVQAVRHYNDLHVLVESSCGLEDAMEDLNLGKDRIEHSGD; encoded by the coding sequence ATGGAAGATCAGGATGGAGCTGTGACTCTCTACAGTGGCAGCGCCATTACTGATACCAAGAAGAATCCCTTTTCTATCAAAGTCGGATTAGCTCAGATGCTTCGCGGCGGGGCAATTCTTGAAGTCACCAATCTCCAACAAGCAAAGATAGCAGAAGAAGCTGGAGCTTGCTCTATCACCGTCACGGAACCAATTTCTCAAGGAATTCAGCGAATGCCCGATCcatctctcataaaaaacataAAGAGCGCAGTTTCAATTCCTGTGATGGTTCGAGCTCGTGTTGGCCATTTCGTTGAAGCTCAGATTCTGGAATCAATTGGAGTTGATTACATCGACGAAAGTGAGATTCTAGCTCTCGCCGATGAGGATAATTTCATTAACAAGCATAACTTCAGGAGCCCATTCATTTGCGGGTGTCAAAATCTCGGCGAAGCGTTAAGGAGAGTTCGGGAAGGTGCGGCGATGATTAGAACCCAAGGGGAAATAATAGGGCAGGGAAACATTGCTGAAACGGTGCGGAATTTGAGAAATGTGATGAAAGAGATTAGGATTTTGAACAACATGGATGAAGATGAAGTATTTGCGTTTGCTAAAAGCATAGCTGCGCCTTATGATCTTGTAGCGCAGACTAAACAAATGGGAAGGCTACCTGTTATGCAATTTGCTGCAGGAGGAATTGTGACTCCTGCTGATGCAGCACTTATGATGCAATTAGGTTGCGATGGTATTTTCGtggggaatgaagtttttgGCTGTGCTGATCCGTATAAGCGAATAAGGGCCATAGTGCAGGCTGTTAGGCATTATAATGATCTTCATGTTCTGGTTGAAAGTAGCTGTGGATTGGAGGATGCAATGGAAGATCTTAATCTCGGTAAGGACAGGATCGAACACAGCGGGGACTAG